A section of the Spirosoma pollinicola genome encodes:
- a CDS encoding NUDIX domain-containing protein gives MKVRPSALIWRQFTGQTQILLMRYNYGGQDVYALPGGNPDRGEILTQTVIREIREELGVSVELGEMILAGEMLLSERNDDVLHVVFAARNLQGEPILNSDETTALNLVWIPVDELDKLNLYPNIGARLQPWFSSATYLGYVGRIEQQYFG, from the coding sequence ATGAAAGTTCGTCCGTCTGCTCTCATCTGGCGTCAGTTTACTGGCCAGACCCAAATCCTGCTTATGCGCTACAATTATGGCGGTCAGGACGTTTACGCCTTGCCCGGCGGTAATCCCGATCGGGGGGAAATTCTTACGCAGACTGTTATTCGGGAAATCCGGGAAGAGTTAGGTGTTTCGGTTGAGTTGGGCGAGATGATCCTAGCGGGAGAGATGCTTTTATCAGAACGTAATGACGATGTATTGCACGTAGTTTTTGCCGCTCGCAATCTTCAGGGCGAACCAATACTCAATTCCGACGAAACAACCGCGCTCAATCTAGTCTGGATACCGGTTGATGAATTAGACAAGCTTAACCTTTATCCTAATATTGGGGCAAGACTACAGCCCTGGTTTAGTAGTGCCACTTACTTGGGCTACGTTGGCAGGATTGAGCAACAGTATTTTGGATAA
- a CDS encoding DUF1572 family protein, giving the protein MLIQTLKTLFQRDLTRLRKEIDLYKNEAVIWQIEKGIANSAGNLCLHLVGNLNTYLGAELGNTGYIRQRELEFSSKDVPKTELLRKIDDTLIVVNTVLDHLTSHQLEAEYPQLVFEEKTSTAYFLVHLTTHLSYHLGQINYHRRLLDV; this is encoded by the coding sequence ATGCTCATTCAAACCCTAAAAACGCTATTTCAACGGGATCTTACCCGTTTAAGAAAGGAGATTGACTTATACAAAAACGAAGCTGTTATCTGGCAGATTGAAAAAGGAATTGCCAACTCGGCCGGTAATCTGTGCCTGCATCTGGTGGGCAATTTGAACACTTACCTTGGCGCAGAACTCGGCAACACAGGCTATATCAGACAGCGTGAATTAGAGTTCTCTTCAAAGGATGTTCCCAAAACTGAACTTTTGCGGAAAATTGATGATACACTTATCGTTGTTAATACGGTGCTTGACCATCTTACCAGCCACCAATTAGAGGCAGAGTATCCACAATTGGTTTTTGAAGAAAAGACATCGACGGCTTATTTTCTGGTGCATTTGACAACACATTTAAGCTATCATCTCGGCCAAATTAATTACCATCGGAGATTGCTGGATGTGTAG
- a CDS encoding sodium:solute symporter family protein: protein MLLFFISLYLLSNVAVGAWAARRVTTSQDFVLAGRRLPLMLAASVTFATWFGSETIMGAPAMFVEGGFLAVIEEPFGSSLCLFLVGAFFARPLYRLNIITFCDYFRIRYGRSAELLSAIMVIPSYFSWIAAQLVAIGIVLSVVTDIPREYCIIGSAAIVMAYTLLGGMWSISVTDFFHNLIIILALAVLGVMLWGEVGGWENIQKRTPVGFFRFLPQSTTKDWLAYIAAWMTIGLGSIPQQDVFQRVMAAKTEKTAVRASFLASGMYLTIAMLPLFIALSAKLLHPDLPKDNQLIIPNMVMRHGGLPLQVLFFGAVTSAILSVSSGAILAPATVFGENIMKFFQPDITDQALLKSIRWMVVLITIICVGMSISRNTNIFDLVSESSAFSLVSLFVPLAAGIYWKRATLTGCLLSMTVGFSVWLGCLWLDTEHSPMLWGLVASTVAMVVGSFMSKPQFVEL, encoded by the coding sequence ATGCTCCTCTTCTTTATTTCGCTTTATTTACTTTCCAACGTAGCGGTTGGGGCCTGGGCGGCTCGACGTGTAACAACCTCGCAGGATTTTGTACTGGCCGGTCGTCGATTACCCCTTATGTTGGCGGCTTCTGTAACCTTTGCAACGTGGTTTGGCTCCGAAACGATAATGGGTGCACCGGCTATGTTCGTGGAGGGAGGCTTTTTGGCAGTCATTGAAGAGCCTTTTGGGTCATCATTATGCCTGTTTCTGGTGGGGGCTTTCTTCGCCCGCCCGCTCTACCGCCTGAATATCATTACATTCTGCGACTACTTCCGGATTCGATATGGACGATCAGCCGAACTACTATCAGCCATCATGGTAATACCCTCTTACTTTAGCTGGATTGCGGCTCAGCTTGTGGCTATTGGTATCGTGTTGAGCGTTGTAACAGATATTCCGCGCGAGTACTGTATTATTGGTAGTGCAGCTATCGTGATGGCGTACACATTACTGGGTGGCATGTGGTCGATTTCTGTTACAGACTTTTTTCATAACCTTATCATTATTCTGGCTTTAGCTGTACTGGGCGTAATGCTTTGGGGCGAGGTAGGTGGATGGGAAAATATTCAAAAACGAACACCTGTGGGCTTCTTCCGCTTTTTGCCCCAATCCACTACTAAAGACTGGCTCGCCTATATTGCCGCCTGGATGACCATAGGGCTGGGGTCTATTCCGCAACAGGACGTTTTTCAGCGGGTTATGGCTGCAAAGACAGAGAAAACGGCTGTTCGGGCGTCCTTCCTAGCATCGGGTATGTACTTGACCATTGCTATGCTGCCCCTTTTTATTGCGCTGAGTGCAAAGCTGCTTCATCCCGATTTACCGAAAGACAACCAACTCATTATTCCAAATATGGTGATGCGTCATGGCGGGTTGCCTTTGCAAGTCTTGTTTTTTGGGGCCGTTACGTCGGCTATTCTAAGTGTGTCGAGTGGCGCTATACTGGCACCAGCAACCGTTTTTGGAGAGAACATAATGAAGTTCTTCCAGCCCGACATTACAGATCAGGCCTTATTGAAAAGTATTCGATGGATGGTGGTGCTGATTACCATTATCTGCGTCGGGATGAGCATTAGCCGTAATACCAATATTTTTGATCTTGTTAGCGAATCCTCAGCCTTTAGTTTGGTCTCATTGTTCGTACCACTGGCTGCTGGAATTTACTGGAAACGAGCTACACTTACAGGTTGTCTCTTGTCAATGACAGTAGGCTTTAGTGTATGGCTTGGCTGCCTGTGGTTAGATACGGAGCATTCGCCAATGCTATGGGGATTAGTAGCCAGTACCGTGGCAATGGTCGTTGGGAGTTTTATGAGTAAGCCTCAGTTTGTAGAACTTTAG
- a CDS encoding inositol oxygenase family protein, whose protein sequence is MISETAPLTSLDQWEDDVLSRYPEPEHKSKEDYRNYDSPERDTVREFYRLNHTYQTYDFVREKEREFLAFDKKELPVWGAMEFLNTLVDDSDPDTDLDQLQHLLQTAEAIRADGHPDWFVLTGFLHDVGKVLCLFGEPQWAVVGDTFPVGCQHSDKIVYPEYFANNPDAHDERYNTKYGVYEPNCGLRNVHMSWGHDEYLYQIMKNYLPEPALYMMRYHSFYSQHREEAYNHLMDEHDHEMFKWVRKFNPYDLYSKSPKPPVVSELKPYYEELIAKYLPATLRL, encoded by the coding sequence ATGATTAGTGAAACCGCTCCCCTTACCAGCCTCGATCAATGGGAAGACGATGTGCTGAGCCGCTACCCTGAACCGGAGCATAAATCAAAAGAAGATTACCGAAATTATGACTCGCCGGAGCGCGACACAGTTCGGGAGTTTTACCGACTCAACCATACCTACCAGACATACGATTTCGTACGGGAGAAGGAACGCGAATTTTTGGCTTTCGACAAAAAAGAACTGCCTGTTTGGGGGGCAATGGAGTTTTTGAATACACTTGTAGACGACTCCGATCCAGACACAGACCTTGACCAGCTTCAGCACTTACTGCAAACGGCCGAAGCCATCCGCGCTGATGGCCACCCGGACTGGTTCGTACTAACGGGCTTTCTGCACGATGTGGGTAAAGTGCTTTGCCTGTTTGGTGAGCCGCAATGGGCCGTTGTGGGGGATACATTCCCTGTAGGTTGCCAACATTCAGATAAGATTGTCTATCCTGAATATTTTGCCAATAACCCTGACGCTCACGATGAGCGCTATAACACGAAATACGGCGTTTATGAGCCTAATTGTGGGTTGCGCAACGTGCATATGTCATGGGGGCACGACGAGTATCTGTACCAGATCATGAAGAATTACCTTCCTGAGCCAGCTTTGTACATGATGCGCTATCACTCGTTTTATTCGCAGCACCGCGAGGAGGCTTATAATCATTTGATGGATGAGCATGACCATGAAATGTTCAAATGGGTGCGTAAATTCAATCCATATGATCTGTACTCAAAAAGTCCGAAGCCACCGGTTGTTAGTGAATTAAAACCTTATTACGAAGAATTGATAGCCAAGTATTTGCCCGCCACATTGCGGTTGTAA
- a CDS encoding serine hydrolase domain-containing protein — MSKSLVIGLLLVSLSAAAQVRERLDSLMRLANPPAMPGVALLVIIDGKTTYNQGYGLANTDTRAPVTPETNFRMASVSKQFTAMGILLLEKDGKLSLNDPLTKFFPEFNPHVGRQVQIRHLLIHTSGILDYEAVMSPKQEKQLSDADVLMLIQPHDSLYFEPGTQFRYSNSAYCLLALITERVSGKPFVSFLKQRIFQPLHMNQSSVYEAGRPIPNRAMGYRKKDNAFVFSDQSVTSATKGDGGVYTSLTDYQKWNDALRTGSLLDLPKALLRTGKSIPQTKGSYYAAGWFYQQPDKPILFHSGSTCGFNNYVVSIPSKRFLMACFSNKADNKANALAIIKIFVDAGYPELATILTLDDLTQ, encoded by the coding sequence ATGTCAAAATCACTAGTTATAGGGCTTCTGCTTGTCTCACTGTCGGCAGCGGCACAAGTACGGGAACGACTGGATTCTTTGATGAGACTGGCTAACCCGCCTGCTATGCCGGGGGTTGCCTTGCTGGTGATTATTGACGGGAAAACGACATATAATCAGGGGTATGGTCTGGCGAACACAGATACGAGGGCGCCTGTTACACCCGAGACGAACTTCCGAATGGCGTCTGTCTCAAAGCAGTTTACGGCAATGGGTATTCTGTTGCTGGAGAAAGATGGAAAGTTATCGTTAAATGATCCATTGACTAAATTCTTTCCCGAATTCAATCCGCATGTGGGTCGACAAGTACAGATTCGGCATTTGTTGATACATACCTCTGGCATTCTGGATTATGAGGCCGTTATGAGTCCTAAGCAGGAAAAACAACTGTCAGATGCCGATGTGTTAATGCTGATACAACCTCATGACTCACTTTATTTCGAACCGGGTACCCAATTTCGATACAGCAATTCGGCTTACTGCTTACTCGCATTGATTACTGAGCGCGTGTCGGGGAAGCCGTTCGTTTCGTTTTTAAAACAGCGAATTTTTCAGCCGCTGCATATGAATCAGTCGAGTGTTTATGAAGCAGGAAGACCGATACCGAACCGGGCGATGGGCTATCGAAAAAAAGACAATGCATTTGTCTTCTCTGACCAGAGTGTAACGAGCGCCACCAAAGGAGATGGCGGAGTATATACGTCGTTGACTGACTATCAGAAATGGAATGATGCGCTTCGAACCGGTTCATTGCTTGATTTGCCCAAGGCCCTACTACGAACCGGGAAATCCATTCCACAAACAAAGGGGAGTTATTATGCTGCAGGTTGGTTTTACCAACAGCCCGATAAGCCAATTCTATTCCACTCAGGAAGTACCTGTGGCTTTAACAATTACGTTGTGAGTATACCGTCGAAACGGTTTCTGATGGCCTGTTTTTCTAATAAAGCCGATAACAAAGCCAATGCGTTGGCAATTATAAAAATTTTCGTTGACGCGGGCTACCCTGAACTTGCCACTATTTTAACGTTAGATGACTTGACACAGTAA
- a CDS encoding sodium/sugar symporter, whose product MNHLATADYVVFFVYFIIVVGYGYWVYRRKRQAQMNTTDFFLAEGSLTWWAIGASLIASNISAEHFIGMAGSGFAMGLAISSYEWFAAATLIIVAVFFIPIYLRNHIYTMPQFLAQRYSDTVSTILAVFWLVVYVLVNLTSILYLGAIAIESLVGISFTTCTIGLALFAIFITLGGMKVIGYTDVIQVVVLIFGGLVVTYLALQLVAQESGISGVWNGLVAIREQADSHFHMFFPKGHPHYEVLPGMALVTGGMWINNLSYWGCNQYIVQRALGADLKTARSGILFAAFLKLLIPIIVVIPGIAAFVLYQSGPFHNAMTDASGVVKPDHAYPVLMNLLPIGMKGLAFAALTAAVVASLAGKCNSISTIFTLDLYKKYIDKSASEQKLVNVGRWAIVASFGVAISLAPMLRSLDQVYQYIQEYTNFITPGVFAIFLLGFFWKRATNRAAMAVAILTIPFSTLLKFWPEVMGLIDVQVDSIPFLHRTTLVFCIDMVIMVIVSLTDPAGYANGKSVIVDKKMFRVTPSFVAGSVVIFAVLAVLYIKFW is encoded by the coding sequence ATGAATCACCTCGCTACTGCCGATTACGTTGTTTTCTTTGTTTACTTCATCATTGTTGTTGGGTATGGTTACTGGGTCTATCGGCGGAAACGTCAGGCTCAGATGAACACGACCGATTTTTTTCTGGCCGAAGGGTCGTTAACGTGGTGGGCCATCGGTGCCTCGCTAATTGCCTCGAATATATCGGCCGAGCATTTTATTGGTATGGCTGGCTCCGGCTTTGCAATGGGACTGGCTATCTCTTCTTATGAATGGTTTGCTGCGGCAACCCTGATTATTGTCGCCGTATTTTTTATCCCGATCTATCTCCGAAATCACATTTATACCATGCCGCAGTTTTTGGCGCAACGGTACAGCGATACCGTCAGCACCATTTTGGCGGTATTCTGGCTGGTAGTTTATGTACTGGTTAACCTGACGTCTATTCTTTACTTAGGGGCAATTGCGATTGAGTCGCTTGTAGGAATCTCTTTCACAACCTGCACAATTGGACTGGCGTTGTTTGCCATCTTTATCACATTGGGGGGAATGAAAGTAATTGGTTATACCGATGTTATTCAGGTTGTTGTACTAATTTTTGGCGGCTTAGTCGTTACCTATCTGGCCTTGCAACTGGTTGCGCAGGAATCAGGTATTTCAGGCGTCTGGAATGGCTTGGTGGCCATTCGAGAACAAGCTGACAGTCATTTTCACATGTTTTTCCCCAAGGGACATCCTCATTATGAAGTTCTGCCAGGTATGGCATTGGTAACGGGTGGTATGTGGATCAACAACTTATCCTATTGGGGTTGTAATCAGTACATCGTACAACGGGCACTGGGGGCCGATTTGAAAACTGCCCGATCAGGCATTCTGTTTGCGGCCTTCCTGAAGCTCTTGATTCCCATAATTGTCGTTATTCCTGGCATTGCCGCGTTTGTACTATACCAAAGCGGACCATTTCATAATGCCATGACCGACGCGTCGGGCGTAGTTAAACCCGACCACGCCTATCCCGTTTTGATGAATCTGTTACCCATAGGGATGAAAGGGTTGGCGTTTGCTGCCCTAACAGCCGCTGTAGTAGCTTCATTGGCTGGTAAATGCAATTCGATCTCAACAATTTTTACGCTCGATCTTTACAAGAAATATATAGACAAATCGGCGTCGGAACAGAAACTGGTCAATGTGGGTCGGTGGGCTATTGTTGCGTCGTTTGGGGTGGCTATTTCCTTGGCTCCCATGCTCCGCTCGCTTGACCAGGTATATCAGTACATTCAAGAGTACACCAATTTTATTACGCCGGGAGTATTCGCCATTTTCCTGTTAGGCTTCTTCTGGAAACGCGCCACAAACCGGGCCGCTATGGCAGTAGCTATCCTGACAATTCCGTTTTCGACCTTACTCAAATTCTGGCCGGAAGTAATGGGACTCATCGATGTTCAGGTTGATTCTATCCCCTTTCTACACCGGACAACCCTCGTTTTCTGTATCGACATGGTCATCATGGTGATTGTATCGCTAACGGATCCGGCAGGCTACGCAAACGGGAAAAGCGTTATCGTCGACAAGAAAATGTTCCGCGTAACACCATCATTTGTGGCTGGGTCGGTCGTTATTTTCGCTGTTTTGGCTGTATTATATATTAAGTTCTGGTAG
- the accC gene encoding acetyl-CoA carboxylase biotin carboxylase subunit: MFKKILIANRGEIALRIIRTCREMGIKTVAVYSTADRDSLHVRFADEAVCIGPPTSKLSYLSIPNIISAAEVTGADAIHPGYGFLSENAEFSQICADYGIKFIGATAEQINGMGDKATAKATMRAAGVPVIPGSEGLLESVEQGKKLSAGMGYPVIVKATAGGGGRGMRIVRAEEEFEKAWNDARTEAGAAFGNDGLYLEKFVEEPRHIEIQIVGDQYGKVCHLSERDCSIQRRHQKLIEETPSPVVSPELREKMGEAAIKGAQAIGYEGAGTVEFLVDKHGDFYFMEMNTRIQVEHPITEEVTDFDLIKEQIKVAAGAEISGRNYTPKLFAMECRINAEDPANGFRPSPGKITNLHFPGGHGVRIDSHVYSGYTIPPNYDSMIAKLIVSGQSREEVITRMKRALQEFVIEGIKTTIPFHIRLMDDPQFRSGQFTTAFLETFDFSKL; encoded by the coding sequence ATGTTCAAAAAAATATTAATCGCCAATCGGGGAGAGATTGCCCTGCGAATTATTCGGACATGCCGCGAAATGGGCATCAAAACGGTGGCTGTTTATTCAACCGCCGACCGCGATAGTTTGCACGTGCGTTTTGCCGATGAGGCTGTTTGCATTGGCCCACCTACCAGCAAACTATCTTACTTAAGTATCCCTAATATTATCTCGGCTGCCGAAGTTACCGGTGCTGATGCCATTCACCCCGGCTACGGGTTCCTGTCTGAAAATGCTGAATTCTCGCAAATCTGCGCCGACTACGGCATTAAATTTATTGGTGCCACCGCTGAACAAATTAACGGTATGGGTGACAAGGCTACGGCCAAAGCAACCATGAGAGCTGCTGGTGTTCCGGTTATTCCCGGTTCCGAGGGGCTACTTGAATCCGTTGAGCAGGGTAAGAAGCTGTCGGCAGGTATGGGCTATCCCGTTATTGTGAAAGCCACAGCTGGTGGTGGTGGACGTGGTATGCGCATTGTGCGGGCTGAAGAAGAATTCGAAAAAGCTTGGAATGACGCTCGTACTGAAGCGGGTGCTGCCTTTGGTAACGACGGACTTTATCTGGAAAAATTCGTTGAAGAGCCCCGCCACATCGAAATTCAGATCGTAGGCGATCAGTACGGTAAAGTTTGCCACTTGTCTGAGCGCGATTGTTCGATTCAACGCCGGCACCAGAAGCTGATCGAAGAAACACCTTCGCCGGTTGTATCGCCCGAACTTCGGGAGAAGATGGGGGAGGCTGCAATCAAAGGGGCGCAAGCCATAGGGTACGAAGGAGCCGGAACGGTGGAGTTCCTGGTCGACAAACACGGGGATTTCTACTTCATGGAAATGAATACCCGGATTCAGGTTGAGCACCCCATTACCGAAGAGGTGACGGATTTTGACCTGATTAAAGAGCAGATCAAAGTTGCTGCCGGAGCTGAAATTTCGGGCCGTAATTACACGCCGAAACTGTTTGCGATGGAGTGCCGGATCAATGCCGAAGACCCTGCTAATGGTTTCCGGCCGTCGCCCGGTAAGATCACCAATCTTCACTTCCCCGGTGGACATGGCGTTCGGATTGATAGCCACGTCTATAGCGGGTATACCATTCCACCGAACTATGATTCGATGATTGCCAAGTTGATCGTTTCGGGTCAATCGCGGGAAGAGGTCATTACCCGGATGAAGCGGGCCTTACAGGAGTTTGTTATTGAAGGGATCAAAACCACGATTCCATTCCATATCCGTCTGATGGACGATCCCCAATTCCGCTCGGGTCAGTTCACAACGGCCTTTCTGGAAACGTTTGACTTTAGCAAGTTATAA
- the accB gene encoding acetyl-CoA carboxylase biotin carboxyl carrier protein, whose amino-acid sequence MSTQDIQQLIDFISQSGLDEVNIETTDLKISVKRYGTGVPTAAPAPVAQVPAPQPQAVAVPAAPVAIPSAPKADTSNYITIKSPMIGTFYRSANPDSPLFVEVGDSVSEGKVVCIIEAMKLFNEIESEVSGRIVKVLVENATPVEYDQPLFLVEPI is encoded by the coding sequence ATGAGCACACAAGACATACAGCAACTTATCGACTTCATCTCACAATCAGGTTTAGACGAAGTTAACATCGAAACAACTGATCTGAAAATCAGTGTTAAGCGTTATGGTACTGGCGTACCCACCGCAGCTCCTGCTCCGGTAGCACAGGTTCCGGCGCCCCAACCACAGGCTGTTGCCGTTCCGGCAGCACCTGTTGCAATACCGTCAGCGCCTAAAGCCGATACGTCGAACTATATTACCATTAAATCGCCGATGATTGGCACGTTCTATCGCTCAGCTAATCCTGACTCGCCTTTGTTTGTTGAGGTGGGTGACAGCGTGAGTGAAGGTAAAGTGGTCTGTATTATCGAAGCCATGAAACTGTTCAACGAAATCGAGTCGGAAGTATCGGGCCGTATTGTGAAAGTTCTCGTTGAGAATGCTACGCCGGTTGAATATGACCAGCCGCTGTTTTTGGTAGAACCCATCTAA
- the efp gene encoding elongation factor P, producing MATTADIRNGLVLNYNHDLFQITEFQHVKPGKGAAFVRTKLKSLTTGRVIDNTFNSGATIYPVRVERRKFQYLYKDESGYNFMDQESFDQINLDEKIVEGADLMKEGQEVEILVNAESDTPLSCELPPFVELEVTYAEPGVKGDTANSPKKRVEVESGAKIMVPLFIESGQKIRVDTRTRDYVERVK from the coding sequence ATGGCAACGACCGCAGATATCCGTAATGGATTAGTTCTTAACTACAACCACGATCTTTTTCAAATCACCGAGTTTCAACACGTAAAACCGGGAAAAGGCGCGGCTTTTGTACGCACCAAGTTGAAGAGCCTGACAACGGGCCGTGTGATAGATAATACCTTTAATTCGGGTGCAACAATTTACCCGGTTCGGGTTGAGCGCCGGAAATTCCAATACCTTTACAAAGACGAATCGGGCTATAACTTTATGGACCAAGAGTCATTTGATCAAATTAACCTGGACGAAAAAATCGTAGAAGGAGCCGATTTGATGAAAGAAGGGCAGGAAGTTGAAATATTAGTTAATGCTGAAAGCGACACACCACTCTCGTGTGAGTTGCCGCCTTTCGTTGAACTGGAAGTGACTTATGCCGAACCCGGGGTTAAAGGCGATACGGCCAATAGCCCTAAAAAACGGGTTGAGGTAGAGTCGGGCGCAAAAATTATGGTGCCCCTATTCATTGAATCTGGTCAGAAAATCCGGGTTGACACACGCACCCGCGATTATGTAGAACGCGTGAAATAA
- a CDS encoding beta-ketoacyl-ACP synthase III: MSKAAITGVHGYVPDYVLTNAELERMVDTNDEWITSRTGIKERHILKGEGMGSSHMGAKAVAGLLEKLNIKPEEVDLLICATTTPDFVFPCTANLICDMVGIRNVGSFDIQAACSGFLYALTIGTQFIESGKYNKVIVVGADKMSAITDYTDRTTCVLFGDGAGAVMLEPNTEGLGVLDTIIKSDGVGQNHLFQKAGGSRYPPTHETVEKRWHYVYQDGPSVFKFAVKNMADVSAEIMERNHLAGDDVAWLVPHQANKRIIDATAHRMGIQTEKVMMNIHKYGNTTAATIPLCLFDYESQLKKGDNLVLAAFGGGFTWGAAYVKWAY, from the coding sequence ATGAGTAAAGCTGCCATAACTGGAGTTCACGGCTACGTTCCCGATTACGTGCTGACCAATGCCGAATTGGAGCGTATGGTGGATACAAATGATGAATGGATTACTAGCCGGACCGGTATCAAAGAACGGCATATTCTAAAAGGTGAGGGCATGGGTTCCTCACACATGGGAGCAAAAGCCGTGGCAGGGCTGCTCGAAAAACTGAACATCAAACCCGAAGAGGTCGATTTGCTGATCTGCGCGACGACTACACCCGATTTTGTTTTTCCATGTACCGCAAATCTGATTTGCGATATGGTGGGTATTCGCAATGTGGGGAGTTTCGATATTCAGGCGGCTTGTTCCGGATTCCTGTATGCCCTCACGATTGGCACGCAATTTATCGAGTCAGGTAAATACAATAAGGTTATTGTCGTTGGGGCAGATAAAATGTCGGCCATTACGGATTATACCGACCGCACAACCTGCGTTTTATTTGGCGATGGAGCTGGAGCCGTGATGCTTGAGCCTAATACAGAAGGCCTTGGTGTGCTGGATACCATTATCAAGTCGGATGGCGTTGGACAAAACCATCTGTTTCAGAAAGCGGGCGGTAGCCGCTATCCACCCACCCACGAAACCGTCGAAAAACGCTGGCATTACGTTTATCAGGACGGCCCATCGGTTTTCAAATTCGCCGTAAAAAATATGGCCGATGTATCGGCTGAGATTATGGAACGGAACCACCTCGCTGGCGATGATGTCGCCTGGTTGGTACCACACCAGGCCAATAAACGCATTATCGACGCTACGGCACATCGAATGGGTATTCAGACCGAAAAGGTCATGATGAATATTCATAAGTATGGTAATACTACAGCGGCCACTATTCCGCTTTGTTTGTTCGACTATGAGTCGCAACTGAAAAAAGGTGACAATCTGGTATTGGCAGCGTTCGGTGGTGGCTTTACCTGGGGAGCCGCATACGTAAAATGGGCCTACTGA
- the plsX gene encoding phosphate acyltransferase PlsX, protein MKIAVDAMGGDFAPQAIVEGVLMAAAELPENVAIVLIGKQAIIQELIDKHSAGAVANIELVNADDVIDMSEHPTKALSQKPNSSIGVGFKLLKEGKVQAFCSAGNTGAMHVGALFSVKAIDGILRPCIAGFVPQLTGGYAVMLDIGANADCKPEMLAQFGEIGSIYAQCTFNIEKPRVALMNIGSEEQKGSLIAQAAHQLLKDNNRINFVGNIEGGDFFAGHADVIITDGFTGNAMFKLGESFYKVAAQRGLSDEFLDKTNYESVGGSPILGVNGNVIIAHGISSPLAIKNMINLAIRQVESDAYTKIAQALS, encoded by the coding sequence ATGAAAATTGCAGTGGACGCAATGGGTGGCGATTTTGCTCCCCAAGCAATTGTGGAAGGAGTGTTGATGGCCGCTGCTGAATTGCCGGAGAATGTAGCTATTGTGCTAATTGGCAAGCAGGCTATAATACAGGAGTTAATTGACAAACATAGTGCCGGTGCAGTTGCCAACATCGAATTGGTAAATGCCGACGATGTTATTGATATGAGCGAGCACCCAACCAAAGCGCTCTCGCAGAAACCCAATTCCAGTATCGGGGTTGGGTTTAAACTTTTGAAAGAGGGTAAGGTGCAGGCATTTTGCAGCGCGGGGAATACCGGCGCTATGCACGTTGGGGCTCTATTCAGCGTAAAAGCTATTGATGGAATTTTGCGGCCATGTATTGCCGGATTCGTTCCCCAATTAACCGGTGGGTATGCCGTTATGCTCGACATCGGTGCCAACGCCGACTGTAAACCCGAGATGCTGGCTCAATTTGGCGAAATCGGTTCTATCTATGCACAGTGTACGTTTAACATCGAAAAACCACGTGTGGCGTTGATGAACATTGGTTCTGAGGAGCAAAAAGGATCCTTGATAGCCCAGGCCGCACATCAACTTCTAAAAGACAATAACCGAATTAACTTTGTTGGCAATATAGAAGGTGGAGACTTCTTCGCTGGCCATGCCGACGTAATTATTACGGACGGTTTTACGGGTAACGCGATGTTTAAATTGGGTGAGTCCTTCTATAAAGTGGCCGCACAACGAGGTCTCAGCGATGAATTTCTGGATAAAACCAACTACGAATCAGTTGGCGGAAGTCCAATTCTGGGCGTTAACGGAAATGTAATTATTGCCCACGGTATTTCATCGCCGTTAGCTATCAAAAATATGATCAACTTAGCCATCCGGCAGGTTGAATCCGATGCATACACTAAAATTGCACAGGCACTCAGTTAA
- the rpmF gene encoding 50S ribosomal protein L32 produces the protein MAHPKRRHSSTRRDKRRTHYKATPVALSTDAQTGEVHERHHAHVFEGNLFYKGQMVIENYAKTA, from the coding sequence ATGGCACACCCCAAACGACGCCACTCCAGCACCCGGCGCGATAAGCGCAGAACGCACTATAAGGCTACTCCTGTAGCGCTTTCAACCGACGCCCAAACCGGCGAAGTACACGAGCGTCACCACGCCCACGTTTTTGAAGGCAATCTGTTCTACAAAGGGCAAATGGTTATTGAGAATTACGCTAAAACAGCTTAA